In Kangiella koreensis DSM 16069, the DNA window AGCAGGATTAGCAATTGGTAAATTAACGTTAAAGTCACCATTAACTTCACCTGAGTTCATCACATCACTGACACCAAAGCGAGAACCAAGATCGCGGGCAAAGCCGTCATCTGCAGTAACGATTCGTGCTTCAATTAGCACCTGTCTCACTGGAATATCAAGCTGTGCCACCAAGCGACGAACATCCTCAATTTTTGTCGAGACATCTTGGACCAATATAGTATTAGTTCTTTGATCAGTAGTTACCGATCCACGCTCAGATAAAATACCCACTGACTTTCCATCGCCTGAACCACCACCAAGGCCGGCCTGCAGGATAGCGGCAATTTCTGCAGCTTTAGCATAATTGACCTGAATTAGCTCAGTACGTAGTGGGGCTAATTCTTCTTGCTGCTTATTTGCTTCCAGTTCTTGCTGTTCACGTTGAGCAATGATATCGGCTGGAGCAATCATCATGACATTACCTTCTTGACGCTTACCCAAACCTTTAGATTTAAGGATGATGTCTAACGCTTGGTCCCATGGCACATTGACAAGGTTTAGTGCCATTGAGCCTTGAACATCATCACTGATAACAATGTTGATGCCAGCAAAGTCCCCTAATGTGTGCAAGATAGCTTTTAGGTCCATGTCTTGGAATTGCAGGGTTAAAGTTTCGCCTGTATAAGTTGGCTTCTCGCGCTCACGCTTTTCAATTTCTTGCTGAGTAAGTGGCTTCAACTCAATGGTATATTGATCATTTGCCTGGTACGCTAAATACTCAAAGTTATCATTAGCTCTGATTGCTAACCTTACAACATTACCGCGAGTTGATGTTTCAACGATTTGGGCAGGGGTACCAAAATCTATAACATCAAGACGACGAACAAAGGCAGGATCAATGTCAGCGCCCATAAAATCAGCAATAACTGTTCGCCCTTCCTGACGCAAATCAACCGAAACATTAGGATCGCCAAGATTTACCAAAACACGACCTTCGCCATTTACTCCACGGCGGAAGTCAATCCCTGAAATATCATAGCCAGAGCCTGAGCTAGTTTGGCGACTTACCGATCTGCTCGAAGAGTCTGATGTAGCAATACTTCCTTGATCTAATGTCACAACATAGTCAGAACCTTCAATTTGGCTGTTATAAGTAACCAATTGCGAGAGGTTGATAACTACTCGAGTTCTGTTCTGCGCCTGAATTGCGGTTACAGAGTTCACAACACCGACACCAATGTCTTTAGTCTTAAAGTCCAAGCCAGAGTCAACACCCTCAAAGTCCATAGAGATTCTCGCCGGATTTGCAGTTGTAAACTCCTGAGGCGTCGGAGGGACATCTGAATAAGTCATTCTCAGCTGCACCTTATCGCCCGGCAGAACATTGTAATTGATAGATTCAAGCTGGCTGGCTTTAGCGCCAAAGGATACGAGCATCGCAACAGCGAACACCGAACAGCTTTTTATAAATGTAGTAGTCTTTGTCAACATAGTCGATTTACCTAATTGTGACTTGTTTGTCCATAAATGGTTTGCATTATTCATAGTTCAGCCCCCTACTGCCCTAAGACAAGGTATTGTGTGCGAGCTTCCCAACACCCACGACCATTGGGAACGATGGCTTCAATGGTAATTTGGTTGCTATCAATCTTAGTGATGCGCCCATCATCTAAGCCTAAATACTCACCTTCATGGACAGGTTGTATTACGCCTGCACTGTCACCACTTAAAATCTTAATCAGACCGCGGTGTTCTTTGCTATTTGAAATTAGGCCAACATACTGCAACGCATCAAGACCAAATTTTTCTAACTCATGTTTGCGGCGGTTTGGATCCGGCTTGATATCTGAAACACAGTCCGCATCAATTTGCAGAAGTCGACTTTCAAATTCAGGATCTAACCTTGCAAACGGACTACGCATATCCGATGCCGAATAAGAGAATGGCTCATATGGCTTCACTTCTGGCAACGGAGGCACACTCGTCGGAGTATCATCTTTTATCTGTTGAACCTCTGCCTGCAGGCTGGATAAGTCAGCATCCTCACAACCTGCAAGCAGCCCCATCATTACTGATAACCCTAACAGGGTTGCTATTTTGTTATTACGGTAACTCACTGCTGCTCATCCTCTGATTCATAACGATAAGTTTTGGCAAGTACACTGAAGCTTAAGCGCTCTGCCCCCTCCGAATCCGGTTGAGAACCTCTTCTGTTATTTGCACCTGAGCGTAAAGGCTCAATTTTAAAGTCATGCAAAGTTACAATTCGAGGTAAGCCGGAAATGCGACTGACGAAGTCTGAAATTTGATGATAACTGCCAGTTGCTAAAATTTGGATTGGCTTTTCGATATAAAACTCTTGTTTAACCTCATCTAAATACTTATGAGATAGTAGCTCTACACCTGCCCCCGTTGCCGCATAAGAAATTTCATCTAAAAGCCCTGGTATTTCCGTATTACGGGGCAACTGTTGCAGCAACCCTTTAAAGGTTTCTTGCATTTCAGCCATCTGGTCTCTATAAGCCTGTAAGTTGGCAGCTTTTTTGTACTTGGTTTTAAACTCCTCGATTAACTGACCTTCTTTAGTCTGCTTAGATTCTAGCTCACTAATTTGATGTCTTGTATCAAAGTAGTAGCCCGCCCCCAATACAACTAACATCACGGCCACAATAACAAAGATTTTACCTGGAAGCGGCCACGACCCAATATTATTAAAGTCTTGATATTGACTTAAATCAGCCATTATTGACCTCCTTCCTGTTGCCCATTATTTTCAAGGCCAGGTGTTTGCTGCTCAGCTTCCAACACGAATATTTGTGCCGGTATGCCTTTGTTCTCTTTATTAACATCTCTCAATGACTTGGTATCTAGTCGCTCAGCTGCATCCATCTTGCGCATAAATTCAGAAATTCGAGGGTTCGTTTCCGCTTGGCCCGTAAAGGTCAAATTAATTCCTTTTCGCTCCCAACTGGTCAAATTAATACCCTCAGGCACAACATGGACCAATTCATCAAACATACGAACCACCTCAGGACGGCTTTGCTGCAAGCCCTGAATCAAATCCATCCGTTTAATCAACTCTTCACGCTGCTTTTCTAGCTTATTAATTTCCTGTATCTGACGATCAAGCTGCCTGAGCTCTGTTTCCAAAAAGTCGTTACGTACTTGCTGATTATCAATTCTTGATGACATAACAGTATTCACCAAGAACCAAATCATACCGGCTAAAATAGCCATCAAAAATAACGTTATAAAGAATTCTTTTTGTCGTTCCTGGCGTAACTCCTCACGCCAATCGAGTAAGTTAATGCGTGCCATTAGTCGAAACTCCTTAGTGCTAGTCCGCAGCTAATCATCATTGCTGGAGCATCCGCACTTAAAGCCTGAGTGTTCACATGAGAAGAAATCGACATCTCAGCAAAAGGGTTAGCAACACGAGTCGGAGTTCCCAAGTGCTCCTGAATCATGCCATCGAGGCCATCAATGGAAGCACAACCACCCGCTAAGATAATTTCGTTAACTGAATTAAACTCACTTGCCGAGAAGAAGAACTGCAAAGCTCTACCCACTTGCTGAGTAATAATTTCAGCAAATGGAATCAGGACTTCTGTTTCATAATCATCTGGTAAGCTACCTTGCTTCTTAGCTAAACCCGCTTCTTGATATGACAACCCATAACGACTTTGAATTTCTTCTGTTAACTGGTTACCACCGAATAATTGTTCACGGTTGTATATAACCTGGCCATTACGCAAAACATTCAGGCTGGTCATGGTCGCGCCAATATCAACAATGGCTACCACTGAATTTTCTATATGGTCGACTGTTTTCTTTTTAGTTAACTGATATGCCCGTTCAATAGCGTAAGCCTCAATATCAACTACCTTTGGAATCAGTCCAGCTATTTCCAACGCATCAACGCGAGAATCAACGTTCACGCTTCGAGACGCAGCTAATAGCACATCCACCTGGTTATCATTGACTTCAGAGTCGCCCAATACCTGGAAGTCCAGATTAACTTCCTCCAATGGATAAGGAATGTATTGGTCAGCTTCAACCTTGATGACATCCTCCATCTCTAGGTCAGTCAGTCCTTTTTCCATCTGGATAGAACGAGTGATTACTGCGGAGCCCGAAACGGCTACAGCAGCGTATTTTGTAGTGGTGCGAGCTTTATCGACCGCTTTTTTGATCGCATTGCCCACAGCTTCAGTATCACGAATATCGCGCTCAACCACCACACCTTGTGGCAATGGCTCTACCGCATATCTATCAACTCTGTAGCGATTGCCCACTTTACCAAGCTGGAGCACTTTGACAGCAGTCGAACTGATATCGATACCGATTACCGGTAATTGTTTCTTTTTGAATAACCCCAGAACCATAAATCCTATGCCTCATTAAGTTGGTTCAACATCTTCCCTATGCGTTATCTATCTTAGACTTGTCCCCAAAAAGCGAATACTTTTTCAACACGAAAGTTAAACTTTTTTATTAACTAACGTCTCTAAGATACTATATTTACACTGATTTACAAAAAAATTCAGCCTTTTTTTTAGAAAAAGGTATACTGGTGCTCAATTAATTCCCGAGCTTTTACAGCCTACAATAGAACTTTCTGAAAAAATGACCATCAATATATTGAAGAAATTAGCCTTTTTTGTGAGTCTACTCACAATATTTATGGTTTTAATCGTTCTTGGCGCTTATCTCTTTTCAGCGCCACAAGTGCCTGCGATTGATTCTTTAAAGAATGTAAAATTTCAGACACCAATGCGTATTTATACCGCCGACGGGAAGTTGATCGGTGAATATGGTGACGTCCGCCGAATTCCAGTCGAACTGGAACAAGTTCCCCAAGACTTTATTAATGCGCTAATTGCAACAGAAGATCAACGTTTTTTTGAACATAGTGGTGTTGATATTCAAGGTTTGCTCAGGGTTCTTAAAGTCGCACTCTTTAGTGGTGAATTTTCCGAAG includes these proteins:
- a CDS encoding type IV pilus secretin PilQ: MNNANHLWTNKSQLGKSTMLTKTTTFIKSCSVFAVAMLVSFGAKASQLESINYNVLPGDKVQLRMTYSDVPPTPQEFTTANPARISMDFEGVDSGLDFKTKDIGVGVVNSVTAIQAQNRTRVVINLSQLVTYNSQIEGSDYVVTLDQGSIATSDSSSRSVSRQTSSGSGYDISGIDFRRGVNGEGRVLVNLGDPNVSVDLRQEGRTVIADFMGADIDPAFVRRLDVIDFGTPAQIVETSTRGNVVRLAIRANDNFEYLAYQANDQYTIELKPLTQQEIEKREREKPTYTGETLTLQFQDMDLKAILHTLGDFAGINIVISDDVQGSMALNLVNVPWDQALDIILKSKGLGKRQEGNVMMIAPADIIAQREQQELEANKQQEELAPLRTELIQVNYAKAAEIAAILQAGLGGGSGDGKSVGILSERGSVTTDQRTNTILVQDVSTKIEDVRRLVAQLDIPVRQVLIEARIVTADDGFARDLGSRFGVSDVMNSGEVNGDFNVNLPIANPAGSLGLSFARLQDGIVVDMELSALESENRGEVVASPKVITANQKEAFIKAGEEIPYLQGASSGAANVQFKEAVLELKVTPQITPDGRVILDLAITQDTRGENVIFTSPDGGGSSGAPAINTQEIGTQVLVDNGETIVLGGIFQHRTTYDESKVPLLGDIPLLGWLFKNTQREDTKQELLIFVTPKIIEQGLKN
- a CDS encoding pilus assembly protein PilP, translating into MSYRNNKIATLLGLSVMMGLLAGCEDADLSSLQAEVQQIKDDTPTSVPPLPEVKPYEPFSYSASDMRSPFARLDPEFESRLLQIDADCVSDIKPDPNRRKHELEKFGLDALQYVGLISNSKEHRGLIKILSGDSAGVIQPVHEGEYLGLDDGRITKIDSNQITIEAIVPNGRGCWEARTQYLVLGQ
- a CDS encoding type IV pilus inner membrane component PilO; amino-acid sequence: MADLSQYQDFNNIGSWPLPGKIFVIVAVMLVVLGAGYYFDTRHQISELESKQTKEGQLIEEFKTKYKKAANLQAYRDQMAEMQETFKGLLQQLPRNTEIPGLLDEISYAATGAGVELLSHKYLDEVKQEFYIEKPIQILATGSYHQISDFVSRISGLPRIVTLHDFKIEPLRSGANNRRGSQPDSEGAERLSFSVLAKTYRYESEDEQQ
- a CDS encoding PilN domain-containing protein; protein product: MARINLLDWREELRQERQKEFFITLFLMAILAGMIWFLVNTVMSSRIDNQQVRNDFLETELRQLDRQIQEINKLEKQREELIKRMDLIQGLQQSRPEVVRMFDELVHVVPEGINLTSWERKGINLTFTGQAETNPRISEFMRKMDAAERLDTKSLRDVNKENKGIPAQIFVLEAEQQTPGLENNGQQEGGQ
- a CDS encoding pilus assembly protein PilM, which gives rise to MVLGLFKKKQLPVIGIDISSTAVKVLQLGKVGNRYRVDRYAVEPLPQGVVVERDIRDTEAVGNAIKKAVDKARTTTKYAAVAVSGSAVITRSIQMEKGLTDLEMEDVIKVEADQYIPYPLEEVNLDFQVLGDSEVNDNQVDVLLAASRSVNVDSRVDALEIAGLIPKVVDIEAYAIERAYQLTKKKTVDHIENSVVAIVDIGATMTSLNVLRNGQVIYNREQLFGGNQLTEEIQSRYGLSYQEAGLAKKQGSLPDDYETEVLIPFAEIITQQVGRALQFFFSASEFNSVNEIILAGGCASIDGLDGMIQEHLGTPTRVANPFAEMSISSHVNTQALSADAPAMMISCGLALRSFD